The following DNA comes from Quercus robur chromosome 1, dhQueRobu3.1, whole genome shotgun sequence.
TTGAGGAGACAGAAGATGTGTGAGattaagaataaataagaaaaaataattaaaaatgagaagtaAGTAATATATGTCTAAtgaggaaaaataataaaaaattgaaaattgtgttATATTGGACAGTATGCTTAGTTGAAGGAATCAATTCACTGCCAACTTGCAatagttttattataatttttttttttagattttagttcaatttttttttgagtttttcatttttgtttgaaagacctcaaaatattgttaaattgCTCAAATTAtggatcaaaaattaattttattggtataaaaaaaaattcaaagcgatcttaatttctttttaaaggtaaataaatataaaattttaagttattatataatttttttttttcaggtcaggtgGCGCCGCCATGGGAGGATGACACATAAAGTTTTTCCTATAATACGCAAAGCCAATTAATTCAATAGCCAAAACCAAAACGCAATTAGCATAAAAatctgaaagaaagaaagaagaaagagaaagatgagCGGTGGAGCTGGGAAGATTGTGTGTGTGACTGGTGCCTCTGGTTACATAGCTTCATGGCTTGTCAAGCTTCTTCTCAACCGTGGTTACACAGTCAAGGCCTCTGTTCGTGACCCCAGTTTGTACTCTCACTGTCACTATCACTATCACTATCACACTCACTCTCtttgtttataatataaaattggaGTCTTTGTTTTaaagttatgtttttttatggCTCAGATTCTTTGGAGTCGGAGAGGGGTTTTGGATTCTCTGTGTTTAATGCTCTTGCATGGTGTAAAATTATAAGCAATACCCAGTTCCAGGTTTTGGCTTATGATCGTATATTTTGGTATTTCATAAACTCTTTGATGGCTATCAGGGCTGTTTGCGATACAGATTGAGGGTTTTCTGATctgggtttggattttttttccccaatttgaTTCTTGTTTATAAGAAATACCCAGTTCCTGGTTGTGCTCAAGGATATTGTTTATAAAAGTGGAATCCttgttttaaagttttgttttttatgggttctgattatttattttttggggctCTTTTGTTTGTTAGTATGGGTTAATGGTGAGAATTTGGATACTTTGTGAATACaggtgtcaaatgggtgggaTTGGACGGATATAATTAGGTTGAGTATAAAACCATTTAcctattaaaatttatttaactaattgcttctaacTCAAATATAACTCAACCTAGTTATAAGGGGTAAATCCCAATCCacccaattttcaaaattaccaaaatgcctaTAAACACAGTGACAGCACAGCGACAGGAAAATAGAGGAATGTCCACTGTTAGGTTGCcgagaaaatttagaaaaataaggaaatgaatttaattgggttgatgctcatttaacctaattaataaTTGAGTGAGTTTGGGTTCAATTAGAGTAGGTGGGCTTGGGCTTACTTTGCCACCCCTATTTGTGATTAACATTATTGCTTTGGATCAAAATTATAAGCAATACCCAGTTCCAGTTTGTGGATAATAATCATAcagtttcatttttttcataaagtCTTTGATTGTTATCagatattttgtttaaaatttttttttttttttggggaagggGTGTTGGGAGGTGATTGAAACGTCAATATTAATAGCTAGATTAATGGATTGAAAGGGCATAAACTCATGGAGATGGTTGTTCTAAATTTAAGTGATTAGATTATTTGTTGATTGTACATGCCCATTTCAGTTAATATGCATTTTGATCAATGTCTGAAGTGGAAATGGATGGTTAGAACTCTGGaattaattattaatacttGATTATGCATGCTTGATTTCGATGTCATATAGTATGTTTCTTCATCTTGAAAATTGGCAAagtaatatataataaagaaaatgaaggagAAGAAATTGGAATTAGTGCCTGTTAGGTAATGTGGTTTCAAACTGCAATTTACCTAGTACAGTTTTTTTAAACTACAGTCTTTTCTTAGGACAACTTTTTCAAACATCCCAAAtttcaaaaagctgaaaaaTAAGTTGAACCAAACGGGTACTAAATATTATATGGAAACCCAAATAGAGGAATTTTTGTCCATCTAAATgagtggaaatttttttgtaaacaaatcaaataaacatTTCAAATAAATCTGATGAAGACTACAGTGACTGAGTAATTTCACTCTCTGTAAATTACTTCAGAGCTGTATTTGGACCTTGAAGGGATGATTAAAATTGAATCATTGTCGTTTcctatattatttttcataaccAAAGTTCTGAACAAATCATAAGATAATTTGGGATTTGGAATAACATGTCCTCTGGTGTATGATAGTGCTCTATTGTAGTCTTTGCACACTAAGGTGGCATTTGGATCCGGCTGAAAACTCATGCGTATGGCATTtcagcgtttttttttttttttttttttttttaatccagcacctcttgcactgttcatcctatgaacagtgcatttaggccaatgaacagtaaccaGCCAATGGacagtaacttttttatttttattttttattgttttcagttttcagcaaaataagcagtaccTAGACGGACTCTAAATAGATGTTGTAATTATGTAAGATTTTAgctgtaatttttcttttttgttgctgtttttttatatgtaagaaattttattaaaaagaccAACCAAGTACACTGGACTTTTTTGTTGCTGTTAACAGTCTTGggaataaaaatgcaaatatatatGAGATAATGCACAATATGTATatgtaatattgtttttgtCAATGTGCTCATAAAAGAGAAGTATACAAATTTGGATTATATGTTAGATTGTCTAAAAACTGCCCTTAAATTTCATACTGCACTCTCATACATTAGGGAAATGAAAATGCTATTCTGTCCTTTGTTTTGCATGAGTTTTTATTGTTACCGGATGACTCTTCCGTTTCATTCTGATTTTCTGTAAATGAGTCATTGGGATTGTTACCTTTTTCCGGTGGTCAACTGTATAGTTAAGATTCGGATGGATATACTAATCAAGTTCACTTCTACCTCCTGCAGATGATCCAAAGAAAACAGACCACTTACAAGTACTTGATGGGGCCAAGGAGAGACTTCACCTATTCAAAGCAAATCTACTGGAAGAAGGTTCTTTTGATTCTGCTGTTGAGGGCTGTGATGGGGTTTTCCACACTGCATCTCCCTTCTATAATAACGTCAAGGACGCAGAGGTTCATCccattttactatttttttaaatgtttaataattgTAAATGTTTAAATTATGATTTATTGATGGAATTGATTAAAGAATTTATCCGTACACTTTTTTTCTGAAAAATTCAACAAGCTTTTTAGAAAATTCCACAATGggtctttttctctatttatcaagAGATGAGAAGCACGTAATAGGAATCTCAGAGTTGATGTACCTGCACTATTCTTTGTTCTGAGTGTGGCTTCTTGTACCATTGCCAACACTAAACTAACCAAGTTAATTACTTAAGCAGACTTTTTTGGACTTGAAAGTTAAAATTGCAGCCtattgcctttttctttttaaattcaacTTTAGGGTGAGGTCTCGGGTTCAAACCCACCTGTTGTTATGTGGCTTACTGATGAAAAAAAGTTAGGGTTAATTGCACTTTGCCCCCAATAACTATGGTGTGGTTGTAATGTACCCCCCAAGCtttaattgtaatatattttatttgagcCTCTATGTGCACTTTCAAAGGTGCCTCAATAAGGATGGTGAGTAGAAAATATATAGCACACTTCTGAAAAGTGATGTATTCCCCTACATAAAGACACcacaattttataaatatatatattttattttttattagacttatcattttcttccttctttacCGCCAACTATATTGTCAATAGTGATTTAGGCAGGACCTGCTAAGAAAACCTGGTGAAGTGTGAATCTATCCCAAACTCAACTTTTGAGAAGTGGAGGCATAATTCATGAAATGGCGTTAGTATTACAAAAGAGTCTCTTTGGATAAATCATAGATGTGGGTCCTCTGGAAACCATAATTATGGTGGTTATTGCTTTGGAGATTGTAAGGCAATATTCTTTAGAATAGGATTggttttgaaagaaaagaatCTGATGCCTTAAGCCCTTCTAGTCCTGATCTGTGGTGATGCCTGGCCACAGATTATAATTGAGAAGTTTTTTATACAATATCTATCCAGAATGGACCAGAATCTTTTAAACAAAACAGTAATCCCAATAATTTCCAATTGACAAAGTCATAACCTTGTGAAGCACAGCTTGTAACTGCCTGtttcacaatttttaattttaataatgttaACTGTGTTGCTATTGCTACCTGAATATTGTTTTCTTGTTCCTATAAGCACTATCAAAACGCTGCCTGGAATTGTAGGTTGGTGTCCTACTTAAAAAACATGATGGTAGTATTTTAGTTAGTCTttgaatattatattataacaGTATTCtaaattacttatcaaaaataaaataaaatattataacagtattctaaatttttttatgaacagtGAATGGTCATATGATTTTGTTGCCTTAGCTAATGTTAGTGGTGCTCTCCCCCCACCCaacaaaaagaataagaatatgACTTAACTTTGCTCTCATCATTCAGGCAGAATTACTTGAACCTGCAGTGAAGGGTACACTTAATGTTCTTAATTCGTGTGTGAAATTTCCATCTGTTAAGTGGGTAGTCGTGACATCCTCTATGGCTGCAGttttacacaataaaaaagCTCAAACTCCTGATGTAGTTGTTGATGAGACTTGGTTTTCTGATCCAGACGTTTGTAAGGAAGCAAAGGTATGTAGGGGCTTTACTCTTCACgcatttttgaaaataaagatGGTGATACATATAAATCATGGCCCATTATATTGCAGTGATTCCAGTGCAAACTAGGTTACTAGATTACTTTTCAGATTCcctttttggaattttcataGATTAAAAACAATGGTGATTTGCcttgttattttatttaccATGTATTATGTACAAACTATGTACTAATTGAGATGATTTATGCATCCAGTAAGCATCAATATCTCTGGGACTGTGCATGTTACTTTGATGAGTGCAACTATTTCTAATCCCTAATTGTTGAGAACATTGAGACTGATAATTTGAACTTTTAGTTTTAGCAATCCTActgttaaaaacttaaaatattataaagtaaTGGGAGCTTGTCTTCTATTAAGTTAGAACCATAAAGTAATGAGGGCTTGTTAGGCTATTAGTGCTTGCCATAGATTAATCTTCATATCATTTCTTTTACATGACTTACAtatgttatttcttttttacaGAAAAGAGAGGGGGGGTGGGGTTCGgggcattttcttttttttggatgttcATAAAATGGAATATGGTGCTTGAAAGTTGGAGTGGAGTATTCCATGGTCCATCATGAATCCTACCATTTCTTATGATTGTAGCAATTTTTGCAAAAGGATTTGGAGCATCAAAAGCAATAATCCTGTGTCCCAAAATGTTTGTCTACTGTAAGAAATCCAAAATTTAAGGggtaattatttatgacatttttgttgaaataaaaagtaattagtAACTAGTCTccttttttaaaactttaaactaaaaaaaaaatcaatttaaaatggGTGTTGAGTTTTCAAGTTAAGGTCAAACaaggaaatattttaaaattgtgtcCATTGGCTTTTTTAAAATGGACAATGTTTTGGGatatcccaaaatggaataatgGATAAATAAATTTGGAACAGAGAGTATTTATATAACAGCCTTTTAGTGAATTAAGAGATACTTTATGATTGAAGCCGAATGGTTTTACATGAAAAGTTATACATAGCAACTAGATCTATAAATATTGAGTCTTGCTTCTGTTCATGACCTCATTATTTTGATAGCTGATCTTTTTGAATATGTTGTAAGAAAACATGGAACACtggtttataaaattaataatatagagATTCTTTTACAATTAGGTGTGaaagtatttatttttctaaaacttgCATGAGCTCACTCTCTAGAATTAATCTGAAACTTGGGATATGCTCTATTGCTCCTGCTCCCACATAATTACTTGGGTAAGTTGGCCCATTCAATGTTTTATTGCAATATCACACTTAAGATTTCCTTGTCCATCCAAGTGATTTTGACCAGCGCCATGTAATTTAAGTGATCCTGCATCCATCATTGTTATGCAGATTTAGCTCATCAAACATGTGGTTAATTTGTTCTCTTAACGAGAGATTTATGATAACTTATAAGTCTGGGAACCATGCTACTAATGGCTATTAATGTTTTTGGGTATCCTGTTGAATGGTTTTCCAGCAATGGTATACGCTTTCAAAGACATTGGCTGAAGAAAATGCCTGGAAGTTTGCAAAAGAGAAGGGTATTGACATAGTTACAATTAACCCAGCAATGGTGATTGGTCCTCTCTTACAGCCAATGCTTAACACAAGTGCTGCTACGGTTTTGAACTTAATAAATGGTATtgtgtgctttttttttcctctaagtTTTGTACTAATCCTGGTTTCTGATTTATCTCAATAAGTATTTTGACCAACAACTTTTTGGGAAGATGGTTTAAAATGTTGACCCAAACTGTATTTGATAACTCATTTAAGATTGTGAACAAATCTCTCTTCTACTGAAAGAGGATGTTAAGCTATGATGCACGGACGCAGCGACACCACTGCTCGTGCGTCGGTGCTGCgtctgaggttttttttttttttttttaaattattattattattatttttttacagaTTCGCATTGACTCGGCTCCAATTCGTGCTGACTCGGCTCCGATTCGTGCCGACTCGGCTTCGATTTGCACTGATTCCCGCCGAACCAGGCCAATTCAGCCAGAATTGAGTCGTATCGGCCGAATTGGATCGTATTGGCTGGCAGCCGAAACTGACCGAAACGGCCGAAATATGCCAAAATCAGCCTTGAAACATGCTGGAACAGCCGAAATCGGCTTTGAATGAGGCCCAAACATCTTAAATCTGTCCttcctctattttattttgaatatttgttactttttttgtgttttcttttttgttttgtgttttgttgtgtgtttcttgccttcttctttctttgttttgtgaaccAAGGAcatataatgtattttttaagaatattttaatagtaaaaatatatagaaaatataaataatatttttttaatcgcCACACctgcaccctactttttcaaaaattactgAGTCCTGCACCCGTGCTTGATATATGTTAAGTAAGCAGTTGATGCTAGCTAATTTTGTCCCGTTTATCTTTTGTACAAAAGCCATTCCTGCTCTACTTTGTTGGATTTCAATGATAGTTATTCATTTTCCTTATGTTGTTGCTATCTTAGTACACACCTAGGATACCTTGTGTATTGAGAAgctccctttttttcttttccttccccctaataaaactttattattcatcagaaaaaaatatctttatttGATGCAGGAGCTCAGACATTTCCCAATGTAACATTTGGATGGGTTAATGTCAAAGATGTTGCCAATGCACATATTCATGAAATTCCCACAGCTAGTGGAAGatattgtttggttgagagttTTACACCATTCTGAAGTTTTGAGGGTTTTACGTGAATTTTATCCCTCTTTACAACTTCCAGAGAAGTAAGTCTTTATTTCCCTTTATTGTCaagatataatattttagtaatacTCACCATTAGCAGTAATTGCTCCAACTGTGCATATCTGTTCGAATGATGTGGTTCAATGATTTTACCCATTGACTCGTTATGTATTGTCTTTCAGTGATTCCACATCTTGCTTAgttgtattttttgtttgtcttgttggaccaaaaaaaaaagttaaattatatCTAGGGATGGCAAAATGTCCTTGCCCCATCTACCCTGCAGATACACACACGCGCACGCACATATCCTATTACCATACCCAAAacactcctctctctcttagtACTCTCATTGCTGCCCCTCCtccttctctctcactcatcaGTGTTGCCACTAGCAAAAAAATGTTTCCCTCCTGCGTCGACCCAACCAAAATtctccctcccccccccccccccccacctcccctttttatataaaatttttttttgcttgttttccACATTTTGAAGAAAGGAAGGGGCAGAGACGGGGGCACCTATGATCTGACTCTGTATCACCAACCCTAATTTAATCATCCCATCTCAAGATTAATTAATTGAACATTGTTACTTGTTTGACTTTTTATAAGTTATTCTGTTATTTGAACATTCTCAATCTTCATTCTTCATTCACTCCGTCAACTGCAAAAATAAGAACACAATCATATTTGATAGTAAAACAAGAGGGGAAAGGGGGGTTGCAGGATGGAGCATGATATTTATGAAGATTGTTGGTGTATTTTAATACTAGCCAAGTTAGTATGCATTTGGACAATAGGTTTCATGAATTCATAACTATGTCGGTACTAAATATATGGGAGCATTACAATTAAAAGTTACTACTATATCCTGCCCCaggaaagtaaaaaagaaatagagagagagaattcgatttgtttaaaattactaaTTGAAGACTGCACTAGATGGGGATAGAAACTATATGAcgtttcacaaaaaaaattgtccagTGAAACTACTTTCCATCTGACCAAAAATTATGAGAATTTATCTAGAGACCCATCTTAGTCCCTTCCTTTACCCAACCAAACATGTATTTTAATACTAACCAAGTTTTAGTATGCATTTGGACAATAGGTTTCAAGAATTCAAACTCCTTGAAGATAACTCATAAAACCAAAATTTGGGCTTGTTTCCAAATTCCAACTACTCTACTCTTTACAGtttgttgtttattatttttagttgtttatCTACATAaacattaacattttctttttcttttccaaataaCTTTTAACAGGTGTGCAGATGATAAGCCATTTGTGCCAACATTTCAGGTGTCCAAAGAAAGGACAAGAAGCTTGGGTATTGAATACATTCCTTTTGAGGTGAGCCTCAAGGAAACTGTTGAAAGCTTGAAGGAAAAGAAGTTTATCAGTTTTTGAGTATTGGTAGCACCCTGAAGTTCCTGCCAAGTAATAAACAATGGTGAGGCATGTTGCCTAGAACCATTCTTTGGTTGGTGTTTTGGTTTTAGGAGTCTTCAGCTTGATGGTGTATTTCTCTTTATATCTATGCATGCACTATGTAGGTTAGTAACTTCAGTCCCAGACTTTTTCCCATCCAATAAGAGGAAATGCTATGCATTTCTTTTCTGTTTAGATGAAGACATGAAGTATTTACCACTTTCAAAATTATAAGTGCTGTGTGATGCTTACTTTGATGTGAATTGGAGAATGATTATGGGGAAGACTATGTACTACTTAATAATGATCGTTGATGCCATGATGGTAATTAATCTCCTTGTCAATGTTGCCACTGGCATTATCATGACTGTGAATTAGTGTCTCAACTTTCATTCAAGACATTGCCAACCTTTCTATTTGAAATAGACCTATTCGtggttcaaattaaataattataaattttttgggtaCATAAACTGTCACgtcatttgaaatttaaacaatattatacttTGGTCATAGTTAGATccgaaaaataaaattttaattgttagtgtatatatatgtgcttGTACTTTGCATACAAAAAAGGCATAAGCCGGGACAGTATTTTAATTGAAGGTTAGTTTCATTTCCACTGGAATGGTTAAACTTATTAGAAATTAGCTAGACACCTTAAACTTTATAATTAAGTTAAAAATTCATTATAAGATTGAATTGTAAGTAAAGGTCAACGAACACTCTTGGTCACTGGAATTTGAtatagatttgattttggtCCCGTAAATTAAACAGTTCGGATTTGATCAATGAAATTTAAGAAATGGAACTTGGTTCAATTTTAGTTCCTTCAATTTATGGTTGGTTGAATTTGGTTCTTAAATAATGAGGTGCCTTGTAGAAAATGTGACGAAGAAGATAGTTTTATATTATTAGaacatatattatttattattaagtataaataataataataataagggtaaattacataaaTGGTCTCTATCCTTtataccatatttcaatttagtccttaaccTTATAATTGTGTCAAGTTAGTCCATAACCTTTTAATGTTATGTTAATTTAATCCCTGCCATTGTTTATTAGATGGAAAAGTCTGATATGTCAAAcagcttaaataaaaaaaaaaaaaaaaattgttgccaCATCAATTGCCACTTGGACTAACATGTCagcatttgtaattttattttatgaattatcagcataattttaaattaaaaaaaaaagaaaaaagaaaaataataagtgAATCCCTAACTTGCGTCTATCAATAACAAAAAATCCCTTTCCTgaataaacaacaaaaatcccTAACTCACAGTCACGATTGCTTCACATTTGGTCCTTTAGAGAGAAAGGTGAAGCACTACGTGGCTAGAAATTATACCAAAGGTGATGACTGATGGCAACGACTGGATTTGAGGATTGACAAATTCGCCAATCTGAGGGTCGATGGAGTCGTCGATCTGCTGgtaatatctctctctttcgGTATTGTCTTCCTCGTAGGTttttatctcttgtttgtttGGAATGGACCAAAAAGCGAACGTTCAGTTTGAGCTGGTATTGACTTTTGGTGTAGTTTTAggcaaatttatatttttgttttccttttcgtTTACCTTTAACGTTCCCTTTTAGTTGTATAGATTTTTTGGGTACAAGGAGATAATGGCAGGGACAAAATGAACATGCCATTGAAATgatagagactaaatt
Coding sequences within:
- the LOC126717235 gene encoding phenylacetaldehyde reductase-like → MSGGAGKIVCVTGASGYIASWLVKLLLNRGYTVKASVRDPNDPKKTDHLQVLDGAKERLHLFKANLLEEGSFDSAVEGCDGVFHTASPFYNNVKDAEAELLEPAVKGTLNVLNSCVKFPSVKWVVVTSSMAAVLHNKKAQTPDVVVDETWFSDPDVCKEAKQWYTLSKTLAEENAWKFAKEKGIDIVTINPAMVIGPLLQPMLNTSAATVLNLINDSH